A DNA window from Tachysurus vachellii isolate PV-2020 chromosome 20, HZAU_Pvac_v1, whole genome shotgun sequence contains the following coding sequences:
- the vps37bb gene encoding VPS37B subunit of ESCRT-I b, whose amino-acid sequence MGEIFGLTNKFSSYSMTQLNELLEDDDKLNEIVKDMDEMQEMQQSKEMTLASNRSLAEQNLSLQPSLEQQKMQLIKRYCFLQELYEAYQLSKCTLDHNSGKSSLDTLLALLQAEGAKIEEETENMADSFLDGDLSLDTFIESYQSKRKLAHLRRVKIDKLQEMVLKCFQMPHSSVKHAQSETAPFHGQVNGSPVPMIAAPSTSVQLTGQQAALPYPAIPYPPVQMPNMVPSYPAPLTQPYTPAFPQRSDLPPRTGFIMQ is encoded by the exons ATGGGGGAAATATTTGGGCTCACGAACAAATTTAGTTCGTATTCAATGACACAACTAAACGAACTGCTCGAGGATGATGACAAGCTTAATGAAATTGTCAAAGACATGGACGAG ATGCAGGAGATGCAGCAGAGTAAAGAGATGACCCTCGCCAGTAACCGCAGTCTTGCAGAGCAGAACCTCAGCCTCCAGCCCAGTTTGGAACAACAGAAAATGCAGCTAATCAAGCGCTACTGCTTTTTACAGGAGCTCTACGAGGCCTACCAGCTTAGTAAATGCACTCTCG ATCACAACTCAGGGAAAAGCTCACTGGACACACTGTTAGCTCTGCTACAAGCTGAAGGAGCCAAAATCGAAGAGGAAACagag aacatGGCCGACTCCTTCCTTGATGGCGATTTGTCGCTGGACACCTTCATCGAATCCTATCAGAGCAAGAGAAAGCTGGCCCATTTGCGGCGAGTGAAGATTGATAAGCTACAGGAGATGGTGCTTAAGTGTTTCCAGATGCCACATTCATCAGTCAAGCATGCTCAGTCTGAGACTGCACCCTTTCATGGCCAGGTTAATGGCTCCCCGGTTCCCATGATTGCAGCACCTTCAACCTCAGTGCAGTTGACAGGGCAGCAGGCGGCTTTACCCTACCCAGCAATTCCTTACCCTCCTGTCCAAATGCCCAACATGGTGCCATCCTACCCAGCTCCCCTGACACAGCCGTACACACCAGCATTTCCTCAGAGGTCTGATCTTCCCCCGAGGACTGGCTTCATCATGCAGTGA
- the sec14l7 gene encoding SEC14-like protein 2 isoform X1 — translation MSGRVGDLSPNQAAALEQLRERIEDVYAQLPNQSDHYLLRWLRARSFNVLKAEAMLRKHLEFRKRLKVDSILNDWKPPEVIENYVSGGMCGYDREGSPVWYDIIGPLDPKGLLMSASKQDYIKTKIRDCELLRTECMNQSERLGKAVESITLIYDCEDLGLKHIWKPAVEAYGEILTMFEENYPEGLKRILLIKAPKLFPIAYNLIKPFMCEETRRKIVIVGSNWKEVLQKYVAPDQLPVIYGGTMTDPNGNPYCKTMIKYGGVVPKSYYIKDSVDVQYEKCITISRGSDHQLECEVLVPNCLLRWQFASDGSDIGFGIYMKTKTGVKQKITEMQEVLPTTRYNAHLVPEDGSYTCEEPGICWGQRAGSAMIQHLEQGGLRANSGSLAVLGLEPLSSDQQPRALTT, via the exons ATGAGTGGCCGTGTTGGAGATCTCAGTCCTAACCAGGCTGCGGCTCTGGAACAG CTGCGTGAAAGAATTGAGGATGTATATGCCCAGCTGCCTAATCAAAGTGACCATTACCTGCTTCGCTGGCTTCGAG CCAGAAGCTTCAACGTCCTGAAGGCTGAAGCAATGCTTAGAAAG CATTTGGAATTTCGCAAGCGTTTGAAAGTAGATTCAATCCTAAACGACTGGAAGCCACCAGAG GTAATCGAGAACTATGTCTCTGGTGGAATGTGCGGTTATGATCGAGAGGGAAGTCCGGTCTGGTATGACATTATTGGCCCCCTTGATCCAAAAGGCCTTCTTATGTCTGCCTCCAAGCAAGACTACATCAAGACCAAAATTAGAGACTGTGAGCTTCTACGGACAGAGTGTATGAACCAGTCTGAGAGG CTTGGGAAAGCAGTGGAGTCCATCACTCTTATATATGATTGTGAAGATCTTGGCCTTAAACATATCTGGAAACCTGCAGTTGAAGCCTATGGAGAG ATTCTGACTATGTTTGAGGAAAATTATCCCGAGGGTCTGAAGAGAATTCTTCTAATCAAAG CTCCTAAACTCTTTCCTATTGCCTACAACTTAATCAAGCCATTCATGTGCGAAGAGACTCGCCGAAAGATCGTCATCGTCGGCT CCAACTGGAAAGAAGTGCTGCAGAAATATGTAGCACCAGATCAACTACCTGTGATCTATGGAGGCACAATGACAGATCCAAATGGAAACCCTTACTGTAAAACTATG ATTAAGTATGGTGGTGTAGTGCCAAAGTCCTACTACATAAAAGATTCTgttgatgtacagtatgaaaaGTGCATCACCATCAGCCGTGGTTCTGACCACCAACTGGAGTGTGAAGTCCTTGTCCCTAACTGCTTATTAAG ATGGCAGTTTGCTAGTGATGGTAGTGATATTGGTTTTGGCATCTACATGAAGACCAAAACAGGAGTGaaacagaaaataacagaaatgcAGGAAGTGTTGCCAACTACACGTTATAACGCACATCTAGTGCCCGAGGATGGATCCTACACGTGTGAAGAACCAGGCATCT gttggggtcagagagcagggtcagctatgatacagcacctggagcagggagggttaagggccaacagtggcagcttggcagtgctggggcttgaacccttatcctccgatcaacagcccagagccttaaccacttga
- the LOC132863732 gene encoding metal transporter CNNM4 isoform X1: MATEWSGQGYLLTLVVVLWSAVGGRTETTSVGWSQILGMRLLRSNKPATITEDGVIQVTEESSVQLRIYGLQLSSDSASQIRFAELGEDEDDRDSVNRTCVDFTKDISVGSYMNVSSHGTSGVVSVNVKPLRKTERERVYITCIRNQEDKWHPLSENDGKLRVVEEKTSLLPLWLQIILVSCLLVLSGMFSGLNLGLMALDPMELRIVQSCGTDKEKSHARKIEPIRRKGNYLLCSLLLGNVFVNTTLTILLDDLIGSGFGAVVASTVGIVIVGEIVPQALCSRHGLAVGANTILLTKFFMLLTFPLSFPVSKLLDCILGQEIGTVYNREKLVEMLRVTEPYNGLVKEELNMIQGALELRTKTVEVVMTPLSDCFMIKSDAVLDFNTMSEIMESGYTRIPVYEEERSNIVDVLYVKDLAFVDPDDCTTLKTVTKFYNHPVHFVFHDTKLDAMLEEFKKGKSHLAIVQRVNNEGDGDPFYEVLGLVTLEDVIEEIIKSEILDESDLYTDNRNRKKVDPNKNKRDFSAFIHESESKVKISPQLLLAAHRFLATEVILFNPLQISDKILLRILKHPDVIQDLRFNENDKRSQQHYLYQRGKPVDYFILILQGRVEVEAGNENMKFETGPFSYYGVMALTMSSLAVTPPLSPSVVLPRPRRLSLKRFSLFSRFPEFRSPSHLSGLNRSASVSCTERVDALSTSGSTSQLNSASTPQYVPDFNVRALSDLQFVKVTRAQYQNGLLASKLDSTPQSPQSNHIRLDSMLAPSLTPPTSSTTYSTAPGSLQEGPNETTTLLNDKNSLNSHRATQTQSYSNSNSNSNLNTSANTNSSPHPLSNNHPQSQSYPNNPSTQTPHLHIHTISHAHTESTI; this comes from the exons ATGGCGACAGAATGGAGCGGACAGGGCTACCTGCTAACTTTAGTCGTAGTCCTTTGGAGCGCTGTGGGGGGTCGAACGGAGACGACGAGCGTGGGCTGGAGCCAGATACTGGGTATGAGACTGTTAAGGAGCAATAAACCAGCCACAATCACCGAGGACGGTGTCATTCAGGTGACGGAAGAGAGCAGCGTCCAGCTCAGGATTTACGGGCTGCAGCTCAGTTCAGATTCCGCGTCTCAGATCCGGTTCGCGGAGCTCGGTGAAGACGAGGATGACAGAGACTCGGTAAACAGGACTTGTGTCGATTTTACCAAAGATATCAGCGTCGGAAGTTACATGAACGTTAGCAGTCACGGGACATCAGGTGTTGTGAGTGTAAACGTTAAGCCGCTCCGGAAAACTGAGCGCGAGCGTGTGTACATCACGTGCATCAGGAACCAGGAAGACAAGTGGCACCCGCTGTCAGAGAACGACGGTAAGCTGCGAGTTGTGGAGGAGAAAACTTCTCTGCTCCCTCTGTGGCTGCAAATCATCCTGGTGTCATGCCTGCTGGTCCTGTCCGGTATGTTCAGTGGACTCAATCTGGGGCTCATGGCATTAGATCCGATGGAGCTTCGCATAGTGCAGAGTTGTGGCACTGATAAAGAAAAGAGTCATGCACGCAAAATCGAGCCCATTCGTAGGAAGGGTAATTATTTGCTTTGCTCCTTATTGCTTGGGAATGTGTTTGTAAATACCACGCTCACAATTCTGCTGGACGACCTTATTGGATCAGGCTTTGGCGCAGTAGTGGCTTCCACTGTGGGCATCGTGATTGTTGGGGAGATTGTGCCACAGGCACTTTGTTCTCGCCATGGTTTGGCAGTTGGAGCCAACACCATCCTGCTGACCAAGTTCTTCATGCTCCTCACCTTCCCGCTGTCATTTCCCGTCAGCAAGCTCCTGGACTGCATTCTGGGCCAAGAAATTGGTACAGTTTACAACCGCGAGAAGTTGGTGGAGATGCTGAGGGTGACGGAACCGTACAACGGCTTGGTCAAGGAGGAGCTCAATATGATTCAGGGTGCTTTGGAGCTTAGGACCAAAACAGTGGAGGTTGTCATGACACCACTGAGCGACTGCTTCATGATCAAATCTGACGCTGTGCTGGACTTCAACACCATGTCTGAGATCATGGAGAGTGGCTACACACGCATTCCTGTCTACGAAGAGGAACGCTCCAACATCGTTGATGTTCTGTATGTTAAGGACTTGGCTTTTGTCGATCCAGATGACTGCACGACACTTAAAACGGTCACCAAGTTTTATAACCACCCGGTCCACTTTGTCTTCCATGACACCAAACTGGATGCCATGTTAGAGGAGTTCAAAAAAG GCAAATCTCACCTGGCAATAGTGCAGCGTGTGAACAATGAGGGAGATGGAGACCCTTTCTACGAGGTGCTGGGTCTGGTGACACTGGAAGACGTTATCGAAGAGATTATCAAGTCAGAGATCCTGGATGAATCTGATCTCTACA CTGACAACCGAAACAGAAAGAAGGTGGAcccaaataaaaacaagaggGACTTTTCAGCCTTCATACATGAAAGCGAATCCAAGGTGAAGATCTCTCCCCAGCTGCTCTTAGCTGCCCATCGCTTCCTAGCTACTG aGGTGATCCTTTTCAATCCTCTACAGATCTCGGACAAGATTTTGTTGCGAATCCTTAAGCATCCCGACGTCATCCAGGATCTGCGGTTCAATGAAAATGACAAGCGCTCACAGCAACACTACTTGTATCAGCGTGGCAAGCCAGTTGACTATTTTATTCTCATCTTGCAG GGTCGGGTGGAGGTGGAGGCCGGCAATGAGAACATGAAGTTTGAGACTGGTCCCTTCTCTTATTATGGAGTCATGGCGTTAACTATGTCATCCTTGG CTGTCACCCCCCCTCTGTCCCCCTCCGTGGTGCTGCCTCGACCACGGCGCCTTTCTCTTAAGAGGTTTTCTCTGTTCTCTCGCTTCCCAG AGTTTCGTTCACCTTCGCATCTCAGCGGGCTGAATCGCTCAGCTTCTGTGAGCTGCACTGAGAGGGTGGATGCACTGTCCACCAGTGGCAGCACCTCGCAGCTCAACAGTGCCTCCACGCCCCAATACGTCCCAGACTTCAACGTGCGTGCCCTCTCCGACCTACAGTTCGTTAAG GTCACTCGTGCACAGTACCAAAACGGTCTTTTGGCCTCCAAACTAGACAGCACACCACAGTCCCCGCAGAGCAATCACATTAGATTGGACAGCATGCTTGCACCATCCCTGACTCCGCCCACTTCTTCCACGACCTACAGCACAGCACCGGGGTCGCTCCAAGAGGGACCAAACGAGACCACGACACTGCTGAATGACAAAAACAGCCTGAATAGTCACCGGGCTACCCAAACACAGTCCTACTCTAACTCCAATTCCAACTCAAACCTCAACACCAGTGCTAATACTAACTCCAGCCCTCACCCTCTATCCAACAACCACCCTCAGTCACAGAGTTACCCCAACAACCCAAGCACTCAGACACCTCATTTGCACATTCACACCATTagccacgcacacacagagagcacaaTCTGA
- the sec14l7 gene encoding SEC14-like protein 2 isoform X2: MSGRVGDLSPNQAAALEQLRERIEDVYAQLPNQSDHYLLRWLRARSFNVLKAEAMLRKHLEFRKRLKVDSILNDWKPPEVIENYVSGGMCGYDREGSPVWYDIIGPLDPKGLLMSASKQDYIKTKIRDCELLRTECMNQSERLGKAVESITLIYDCEDLGLKHIWKPAVEAYGEILTMFEENYPEGLKRILLIKAPKLFPIAYNLIKPFMCEETRRKIVIVGSNWKEVLQKYVAPDQLPVIYGGTMTDPNGNPYCKTMIKYGGVVPKSYYIKDSVDVQYEKCITISRGSDHQLECEVLVPNCLLRWQFASDGSDIGFGIYMKTKTGVKQKITEMQEVLPTTRYNAHLVPEDGSYTCEEPGIYVVRFDNTYSLLQSKKISFTVDVVLPEMHTQNMEEQP; encoded by the exons ATGAGTGGCCGTGTTGGAGATCTCAGTCCTAACCAGGCTGCGGCTCTGGAACAG CTGCGTGAAAGAATTGAGGATGTATATGCCCAGCTGCCTAATCAAAGTGACCATTACCTGCTTCGCTGGCTTCGAG CCAGAAGCTTCAACGTCCTGAAGGCTGAAGCAATGCTTAGAAAG CATTTGGAATTTCGCAAGCGTTTGAAAGTAGATTCAATCCTAAACGACTGGAAGCCACCAGAG GTAATCGAGAACTATGTCTCTGGTGGAATGTGCGGTTATGATCGAGAGGGAAGTCCGGTCTGGTATGACATTATTGGCCCCCTTGATCCAAAAGGCCTTCTTATGTCTGCCTCCAAGCAAGACTACATCAAGACCAAAATTAGAGACTGTGAGCTTCTACGGACAGAGTGTATGAACCAGTCTGAGAGG CTTGGGAAAGCAGTGGAGTCCATCACTCTTATATATGATTGTGAAGATCTTGGCCTTAAACATATCTGGAAACCTGCAGTTGAAGCCTATGGAGAG ATTCTGACTATGTTTGAGGAAAATTATCCCGAGGGTCTGAAGAGAATTCTTCTAATCAAAG CTCCTAAACTCTTTCCTATTGCCTACAACTTAATCAAGCCATTCATGTGCGAAGAGACTCGCCGAAAGATCGTCATCGTCGGCT CCAACTGGAAAGAAGTGCTGCAGAAATATGTAGCACCAGATCAACTACCTGTGATCTATGGAGGCACAATGACAGATCCAAATGGAAACCCTTACTGTAAAACTATG ATTAAGTATGGTGGTGTAGTGCCAAAGTCCTACTACATAAAAGATTCTgttgatgtacagtatgaaaaGTGCATCACCATCAGCCGTGGTTCTGACCACCAACTGGAGTGTGAAGTCCTTGTCCCTAACTGCTTATTAAG ATGGCAGTTTGCTAGTGATGGTAGTGATATTGGTTTTGGCATCTACATGAAGACCAAAACAGGAGTGaaacagaaaataacagaaatgcAGGAAGTGTTGCCAACTACACGTTATAACGCACATCTAGTGCCCGAGGATGGATCCTACACGTGTGAAGAACCAGGCATCT ATGTGGTACGATTTGATAACACTTACAGTCTTCTTCAGTCAAAGAAGATAAGTTTCACAGTGGATGTTGTTCTACCTGAAATGCACACTCAGAACATGGAAGAACAGCCATGA
- the LOC132863732 gene encoding metal transporter CNNM4 isoform X2, which produces MATEWSGQGYLLTLVVVLWSAVGGRTETTSVGWSQILGMRLLRSNKPATITEDGVIQVTEESSVQLRIYGLQLSSDSASQIRFAELGEDEDDRDSVNRTCVDFTKDISVGSYMNVSSHGTSGVVSVNVKPLRKTERERVYITCIRNQEDKWHPLSENDGKLRVVEEKTSLLPLWLQIILVSCLLVLSGMFSGLNLGLMALDPMELRIVQSCGTDKEKSHARKIEPIRRKGNYLLCSLLLGNVFVNTTLTILLDDLIGSGFGAVVASTVGIVIVGEIVPQALCSRHGLAVGANTILLTKFFMLLTFPLSFPVSKLLDCILGQEIGTVYNREKLVEMLRVTEPYNGLVKEELNMIQGALELRTKTVEVVMTPLSDCFMIKSDAVLDFNTMSEIMESGYTRIPVYEEERSNIVDVLYVKDLAFVDPDDCTTLKTVTKFYNHPVHFVFHDTKLDAMLEEFKKGKSHLAIVQRVNNEGDGDPFYEVLGLVTLEDVIEEIIKSEILDESDLYTDNRNRKKVDPNKNKRDFSAFIHESESKVKISPQLLLAAHRFLATEVILFNPLQISDKILLRILKHPDVIQDLRFNENDKRSQQHYLYQRGKPVDYFILILQGRVEVEAGNENMKFETGPFSYYGVMALTMSSLEFRSPSHLSGLNRSASVSCTERVDALSTSGSTSQLNSASTPQYVPDFNVRALSDLQFVKVTRAQYQNGLLASKLDSTPQSPQSNHIRLDSMLAPSLTPPTSSTTYSTAPGSLQEGPNETTTLLNDKNSLNSHRATQTQSYSNSNSNSNLNTSANTNSSPHPLSNNHPQSQSYPNNPSTQTPHLHIHTISHAHTESTI; this is translated from the exons ATGGCGACAGAATGGAGCGGACAGGGCTACCTGCTAACTTTAGTCGTAGTCCTTTGGAGCGCTGTGGGGGGTCGAACGGAGACGACGAGCGTGGGCTGGAGCCAGATACTGGGTATGAGACTGTTAAGGAGCAATAAACCAGCCACAATCACCGAGGACGGTGTCATTCAGGTGACGGAAGAGAGCAGCGTCCAGCTCAGGATTTACGGGCTGCAGCTCAGTTCAGATTCCGCGTCTCAGATCCGGTTCGCGGAGCTCGGTGAAGACGAGGATGACAGAGACTCGGTAAACAGGACTTGTGTCGATTTTACCAAAGATATCAGCGTCGGAAGTTACATGAACGTTAGCAGTCACGGGACATCAGGTGTTGTGAGTGTAAACGTTAAGCCGCTCCGGAAAACTGAGCGCGAGCGTGTGTACATCACGTGCATCAGGAACCAGGAAGACAAGTGGCACCCGCTGTCAGAGAACGACGGTAAGCTGCGAGTTGTGGAGGAGAAAACTTCTCTGCTCCCTCTGTGGCTGCAAATCATCCTGGTGTCATGCCTGCTGGTCCTGTCCGGTATGTTCAGTGGACTCAATCTGGGGCTCATGGCATTAGATCCGATGGAGCTTCGCATAGTGCAGAGTTGTGGCACTGATAAAGAAAAGAGTCATGCACGCAAAATCGAGCCCATTCGTAGGAAGGGTAATTATTTGCTTTGCTCCTTATTGCTTGGGAATGTGTTTGTAAATACCACGCTCACAATTCTGCTGGACGACCTTATTGGATCAGGCTTTGGCGCAGTAGTGGCTTCCACTGTGGGCATCGTGATTGTTGGGGAGATTGTGCCACAGGCACTTTGTTCTCGCCATGGTTTGGCAGTTGGAGCCAACACCATCCTGCTGACCAAGTTCTTCATGCTCCTCACCTTCCCGCTGTCATTTCCCGTCAGCAAGCTCCTGGACTGCATTCTGGGCCAAGAAATTGGTACAGTTTACAACCGCGAGAAGTTGGTGGAGATGCTGAGGGTGACGGAACCGTACAACGGCTTGGTCAAGGAGGAGCTCAATATGATTCAGGGTGCTTTGGAGCTTAGGACCAAAACAGTGGAGGTTGTCATGACACCACTGAGCGACTGCTTCATGATCAAATCTGACGCTGTGCTGGACTTCAACACCATGTCTGAGATCATGGAGAGTGGCTACACACGCATTCCTGTCTACGAAGAGGAACGCTCCAACATCGTTGATGTTCTGTATGTTAAGGACTTGGCTTTTGTCGATCCAGATGACTGCACGACACTTAAAACGGTCACCAAGTTTTATAACCACCCGGTCCACTTTGTCTTCCATGACACCAAACTGGATGCCATGTTAGAGGAGTTCAAAAAAG GCAAATCTCACCTGGCAATAGTGCAGCGTGTGAACAATGAGGGAGATGGAGACCCTTTCTACGAGGTGCTGGGTCTGGTGACACTGGAAGACGTTATCGAAGAGATTATCAAGTCAGAGATCCTGGATGAATCTGATCTCTACA CTGACAACCGAAACAGAAAGAAGGTGGAcccaaataaaaacaagaggGACTTTTCAGCCTTCATACATGAAAGCGAATCCAAGGTGAAGATCTCTCCCCAGCTGCTCTTAGCTGCCCATCGCTTCCTAGCTACTG aGGTGATCCTTTTCAATCCTCTACAGATCTCGGACAAGATTTTGTTGCGAATCCTTAAGCATCCCGACGTCATCCAGGATCTGCGGTTCAATGAAAATGACAAGCGCTCACAGCAACACTACTTGTATCAGCGTGGCAAGCCAGTTGACTATTTTATTCTCATCTTGCAG GGTCGGGTGGAGGTGGAGGCCGGCAATGAGAACATGAAGTTTGAGACTGGTCCCTTCTCTTATTATGGAGTCATGGCGTTAACTATGTCATCCTTGG AGTTTCGTTCACCTTCGCATCTCAGCGGGCTGAATCGCTCAGCTTCTGTGAGCTGCACTGAGAGGGTGGATGCACTGTCCACCAGTGGCAGCACCTCGCAGCTCAACAGTGCCTCCACGCCCCAATACGTCCCAGACTTCAACGTGCGTGCCCTCTCCGACCTACAGTTCGTTAAG GTCACTCGTGCACAGTACCAAAACGGTCTTTTGGCCTCCAAACTAGACAGCACACCACAGTCCCCGCAGAGCAATCACATTAGATTGGACAGCATGCTTGCACCATCCCTGACTCCGCCCACTTCTTCCACGACCTACAGCACAGCACCGGGGTCGCTCCAAGAGGGACCAAACGAGACCACGACACTGCTGAATGACAAAAACAGCCTGAATAGTCACCGGGCTACCCAAACACAGTCCTACTCTAACTCCAATTCCAACTCAAACCTCAACACCAGTGCTAATACTAACTCCAGCCCTCACCCTCTATCCAACAACCACCCTCAGTCACAGAGTTACCCCAACAACCCAAGCACTCAGACACCTCATTTGCACATTCACACCATTagccacgcacacacagagagcacaaTCTGA